The Desulfobulbaceae bacterium genome contains a region encoding:
- a CDS encoding 2Fe-2S iron-sulfur cluster binding domain-containing protein produces MRDVMTQTILRINTIETHVPSGITIMEAARQTGITIPSLCQVRGNKSTESCGLCIVEVEGLSKPVLSCSTLISEGLVVTTDSPELKKIRQERLAALAQTHFGDCKSPCNL; encoded by the coding sequence ATGAGAGATGTGATGACACAGACGATTCTAAGGATAAACACTATTGAAACACACGTTCCTTCTGGGATCACCATCATGGAAGCAGCGCGCCAGACCGGCATCACAATCCCCAGCCTCTGTCAGGTGCGTGGCAACAAATCAACAGAGTCATGCGGGCTATGCATTGTCGAAGTGGAGGGACTTTCAAAACCGGTGCTTTCCTGCTCCACTCTTATTTCCGAAGGCCTGGTAGTAACCACCGACAGCCCAGAACTCAAAAAAATCCGTCAGGAGCGACTGGCAGCGCTTGCCCAGACCCATTTTGGCGACTGCAAGTCTCCCTGTAATCT